The following coding sequences are from one Carassius gibelio isolate Cgi1373 ecotype wild population from Czech Republic chromosome B7, carGib1.2-hapl.c, whole genome shotgun sequence window:
- the LOC127961962 gene encoding transcriptional adapter 2-beta-like isoform X1, with the protein MADLGKKYCVNCLADVTNLRIRCAECQDIELCPECFSAGAEIGNHRRWHGYQQVDGGRFSLWGPEAEGGWTSREEQSLLDAIEQYGFGNWEDMAAHVGASRTPQEVMDHYVIMYIHGNLGKACIPDSIPNRVTDHTCPSGGPLSPSLTTPLPPLDISVIEQQQLGYMPLRDDYEIEYDQEAEKLISGLSVNYDDEDIEIEMKRAHVDMYVRKLRERQRRKNIARDYNLVPAFLGRDKKDKERERTGGTGVVGGVGGAVGLGGGTTIIATGSLGSSVAATPKRKITKEEKEQRTKLRALCQFMPQREFEEFFDNIHKERMLRAKVRELQRYRRNGITRLDESAEYEAARHKREKRKENKSISGSKRGSSGGGGVTGLGGGAGAGGGLGGGGGVNAIKEEGKDSEFSAIENLSGFELLSDREKVLCNSANLSPTRYLTVKTIIIKDHLQKRQGIPSKSRLPSYLDKVLKKRILNFLSESGWISREAS; encoded by the exons ATGGCCGACCTAGGGAAGAAGTACTGCGTGAACTGCTTGGCAGATGTTACGAATTTGCGGATTCGCTGTGCCGAATGCCAGGATATTGAACTTTGTCCGGAGTGCTTCTCAGCGGGTGCCGAAATCGGTAACCACAGGCGATGGCACGGCTATCAGCAAGTTGACGGCGGGCGCTTCTCGCTCTGGGGTCCAGAAGCAGAGGGAGGATGGACCAGCAGGGAAGAGCAGTCGCTGCTCGATGCCATCGAGCAATATGGATTTGGTAACTGG GAGGATATGGCAGCCCATGTGGGTGCATCGCGCACCCCTCAGGAGGTCATGGACCATTATGTGATCATGTATATCCATGGGAATCTGGGCAAAGCCTGCATCCCTGACAGCATCCCCAACCGCGTGACAGACCACACTTGTCCCAGCGGAGGTCCGCTGTCTCCTAGTTTGACTACCCCATTGCCCCCATTAGACATATCTGTGATAGAGCAGCAGCAGCTGGGATATATGCCACTCCGTGATGACTACGAGATCGAATATGACCAGGAGGCAGAGAAACTCATCAGTGGACTGTCTGTGAACTACGATGATGAAGATATCGAGATCGAGATGAAACGAGCTCATGTGGACATGTACGTGCGGAAGCTGCGTGAGCGCCAGCGACGCAAAAACATCGCTCGTGATTACAATTTAGTGCCAGCCTTTCTGGGACGGGACAAAAAGGATAAAGAGCGAGAACGAACAGGTGGGACAGGAGTGGTTGGGGGTGTAGGTGGAGCTGTAGGATTGGGAGGTGGCACCACCATCATTGCGACAGGGTCGCTGGGCTCCTCTGTAGCAGCAACACCGAAACGCAAAATCACCAAAGAAGAGAAAGAGCAACGGACGAAACTACGAGCACTCTGCCAGTTCATGCCTCAACGTGAGTTTGAAGAGTTCTTCGATAACATACACAAAGAGCGCATGCTACGGGCAAAAGTTCGCGAGCTTCAGCGTTATCGACGGAATGGCATCACGAGACTCGACGAATCAGCCGAGTATGAGGCAGCACGTCACAAACGAGAAAAACGTAAAGAGAACAAAAGTATTTCTGGGTCAAAGAGAGGCAGCAGTGGTGGAGGAGGAGTGACTGGGCTTGGAGGAGGAGCTGGAGCAGGAGGTGGGcttggaggaggtggaggagtcaatgccatcaaagaggaggGGAAGGACAGTGAGTTCTCAGCCATCGAGAACCTGTCTGGCTTTGAGCTGCTGTCTGATCGGGAGAAGGTACTGTGTAACTCTGCGAACCTGAGTCCCACACGCTATCTGACTGTCAAGACTATCATCATCAAAGATCATCTACAGAAAAGGCAAGGCATTCCCTCGAAAAGCCGCCTACCCAGCTACCTGGACAAGGTGCTGAAAAAACGGATTCTGAATTTCCTGTCGGAGAGCGGCTGGATATCCCGAGAAGCCTCGTAA
- the LOC127961962 gene encoding transcriptional adapter 2-beta-like isoform X2 has product MLRICGFAVPNARILNFVRSASQRVPKSVTTGDGTAISKLTAGASRSGVQKQREDGPAGKSSRCSMPSSNMDLEDMAAHVGASRTPQEVMDHYVIMYIHGNLGKACIPDSIPNRVTDHTCPSGGPLSPSLTTPLPPLDISVIEQQQLGYMPLRDDYEIEYDQEAEKLISGLSVNYDDEDIEIEMKRAHVDMYVRKLRERQRRKNIARDYNLVPAFLGRDKKDKERERTGGTGVVGGVGGAVGLGGGTTIIATGSLGSSVAATPKRKITKEEKEQRTKLRALCQFMPQREFEEFFDNIHKERMLRAKVRELQRYRRNGITRLDESAEYEAARHKREKRKENKSISGSKRGSSGGGGVTGLGGGAGAGGGLGGGGGVNAIKEEGKDSEFSAIENLSGFELLSDREKVLCNSANLSPTRYLTVKTIIIKDHLQKRQGIPSKSRLPSYLDKVLKKRILNFLSESGWISREAS; this is encoded by the exons ATGTTACGAATTTGCGGATTCGCTGTGCCGAATGCCAGGATATTGAACTTTGTCCGGAGTGCTTCTCAGCGGGTGCCGAAATCGGTAACCACAGGCGATGGCACGGCTATCAGCAAGTTGACGGCGGGCGCTTCTCGCTCTGGGGTCCAGAAGCAGAGGGAGGATGGACCAGCAGGGAAGAGCAGTCGCTGCTCGATGCCATCGAGCAATATGGATTTG GAGGATATGGCAGCCCATGTGGGTGCATCGCGCACCCCTCAGGAGGTCATGGACCATTATGTGATCATGTATATCCATGGGAATCTGGGCAAAGCCTGCATCCCTGACAGCATCCCCAACCGCGTGACAGACCACACTTGTCCCAGCGGAGGTCCGCTGTCTCCTAGTTTGACTACCCCATTGCCCCCATTAGACATATCTGTGATAGAGCAGCAGCAGCTGGGATATATGCCACTCCGTGATGACTACGAGATCGAATATGACCAGGAGGCAGAGAAACTCATCAGTGGACTGTCTGTGAACTACGATGATGAAGATATCGAGATCGAGATGAAACGAGCTCATGTGGACATGTACGTGCGGAAGCTGCGTGAGCGCCAGCGACGCAAAAACATCGCTCGTGATTACAATTTAGTGCCAGCCTTTCTGGGACGGGACAAAAAGGATAAAGAGCGAGAACGAACAGGTGGGACAGGAGTGGTTGGGGGTGTAGGTGGAGCTGTAGGATTGGGAGGTGGCACCACCATCATTGCGACAGGGTCGCTGGGCTCCTCTGTAGCAGCAACACCGAAACGCAAAATCACCAAAGAAGAGAAAGAGCAACGGACGAAACTACGAGCACTCTGCCAGTTCATGCCTCAACGTGAGTTTGAAGAGTTCTTCGATAACATACACAAAGAGCGCATGCTACGGGCAAAAGTTCGCGAGCTTCAGCGTTATCGACGGAATGGCATCACGAGACTCGACGAATCAGCCGAGTATGAGGCAGCACGTCACAAACGAGAAAAACGTAAAGAGAACAAAAGTATTTCTGGGTCAAAGAGAGGCAGCAGTGGTGGAGGAGGAGTGACTGGGCTTGGAGGAGGAGCTGGAGCAGGAGGTGGGcttggaggaggtggaggagtcaatgccatcaaagaggaggGGAAGGACAGTGAGTTCTCAGCCATCGAGAACCTGTCTGGCTTTGAGCTGCTGTCTGATCGGGAGAAGGTACTGTGTAACTCTGCGAACCTGAGTCCCACACGCTATCTGACTGTCAAGACTATCATCATCAAAGATCATCTACAGAAAAGGCAAGGCATTCCCTCGAAAAGCCGCCTACCCAGCTACCTGGACAAGGTGCTGAAAAAACGGATTCTGAATTTCCTGTCGGAGAGCGGCTGGATATCCCGAGAAGCCTCGTAA
- the ccdc96 gene encoding coiled-coil domain-containing protein 96, whose translation MEKVSLELKHEESNVLENNALVENIETIVDSTETARTLVEEEETEPLNIPEVVEDDLVKQGSQLTEDMSIAETSEPQISETEFGQYMITEEEDEIEPLINEALEDTEGPEIGHFIDDLLSLEDTEEEEQDEEDRHPAPDPESERSSPPNESTVPAEEEKTGLNINTAEYVALLPELQAESEKLSKINAQLQNKIAEYLSKKTGNKHPRLDGDISDQEQYQKYLDLMEELKVQHHSVSELHQQRTEELRQQSLEKLKQVEHELRSLAALKHEAAMTALTGKVGKQAALAKVEKLQADELKQEDKLAPVRLNNIKLKNKICQLETELKSKRELADGLLLMDFEQLKTENQTFKDKLKEHSEELLRLKRKVACSVQGISHVKEKMHFMQMENKVKHSQLMKTDALVALKREVLTRTRQARDGLRADNLKLQQRCGLLGNATLLQDFEEKVDTSEFLQQRLEMLKRRHAELMLKCAGVKQKIEQSKPEGQ comes from the exons ATGGAAAAGGTCTCGTTGGAGCTAAAACATGAAGAAAGTAATGTTTTAGAAAATAATGCACTGGTGGAAAACATTGAAACAATTGTGGATTCAACAGAGACAGCAAGAACCCTGGTTGAGGAGGAAGAAACTGAACCTCTTAACATCCCAGAAGTTGTTGAGGATGATCTGGTCAAGCAGGGTTCACAGCTGACAGAAGACATGTCTATTGCTGAGACAAGTGAACCACAGATATCTGAAACTGAGTTTGGGCAATATATGATaacagaggaggaggatgaaaTAGAGCCCCTTATAAATGAGGCCTTGGAGGACACTGAGGGTCCTGAAATAGGACATTTCATTGACGATCTTCTATCTCTTGAGGACACTGAGGAGGAAGAGCAAGACGAAGAGGACCGACATCCAGCTCCTGACCCAGAGAGTGAGAGGAGCAGCCCTCCGAATGAATCAACTGTTCCTGCAGAAGAAGAGAAGACTGGCCTCAACATCAACACTGCAGAATATGTGGCCCTGCTACCTGAACTACAGGCTGAGAGTGAAAAGCTCAGCAAGATAAACGCTCAGCTGCAGAACAAAATAGCAGAATACCTCAGTAAGAAGACAGGTAATAAACATCCCAGACTGGATGGAGATATCTCAGACCAGGAGCAGTACCAAAAGTACCTGGATCTCATGGAAGAGCTAAAAGTGCAGCACCACAGTGTCTCAGAGCTCCACCAACAGCGGACAGAGGAGCTGCGCCAGCAGAGCTTAGAGAAACTGAAGCAGGTGGAGCACGAGCTGAGATCTCTAGCTGCACTGAAACATGAAGCTGCTATGACAGCACTGACTGGTAAGGTGGGCAAACAGGCAGCACTGGCAAAGGTGGAGAAGCTGCAGGCAGATGAACTGAAGCAAGAAGACAAGCTGGCACCTGTGCGTCTCAACAACATCAAGCTTAAGAACAAAATATGTCAGCTTGAGACAGAACTTAAATCCAAGCGTGAGCTTGCTGATGGTTTGCTGCTGATGGACTTTGAGCAGCTCAAAACAGAGAACCAGACGTTTAAAGACAAGCTGAAGGAGCACAGCGAGGAGCTACTTAGGCTCAAAAGGAAGGTTGCCTGCTCTGTGCag GGCATTTCCCATGTGAAAGAGAAGATGCATTTCATGCAGATGGAGAATAAGGTCAAGCATTCTCAACTGATGAAGACAGATGCATTGGTGGCTCTTAAACGTGAAGTGCTGACACGTACTCGACAGGCTCGTGACGGACTGCGTGCAGACAACCTGAAGCTGCAGCAGCGCTGTGGCCTGCTGGGAAATGCCACACTGTTGCAGGACTTTGAGGAGAAGGTAGACACCTCCGAATTCCTGCAGCAGAGACTAGAGATGTTGAAGAGACGTCACGCTGAGCTCATGCTAAAGTGTGCTGGAGTCAAGCAGAAGATCGAGCAAAGCAAACCAGAAGGACAGTGA